The DNA region GATAAGCCGCCTGGCACTGCATGGCTTTGGCGAGCTCTGTACGCAGTCCTCGTGGTGCCTCGGGATTGGAAACGTAAAAACTGAGAAAGTCTTGATAGTTGTCGAAATCAAACAGGGTTTTCATGACCGTAAATTATTTTATCAATCATTAATAAACAACGATGAAATTTTATAAAATAAATATATCATAGCGCGTTATGAGCTGCTATAAACCCACTCACACGAGGTACACACATGAAACATTTTATCATTCTGCTTAGTTTCTTCTCTTTGAATTTTTCAGCATTCGCCGGACCGATTGTGATCTCTGGTGGCGGAAACCCCGCAGCGATTCTTTGTAAAAAACTGGGCGGTCTCAATAAAACCGTTCAGGTTTCTAATGGCCAGTTGGGTCTTTGCTCTTTCGGTGAAGCTCAGATCTCCGCATGGACACTATTTCACGCCGTCAAGAATGGCAAAAACATGCAAGCCGTCAGCACACTGCTTGGGAATTCGGCACCTGACTGTGAGCACTTCGGCGGAAACATCGAAATTGGCATTCTTACGGGCACAAACACCGAGGTTTCTCTTTGTCAGTTTCCCGATGGCTCTCACATTGGTTTAAAGACGTTGCAGTCCGGCCCTCAAGCTCCCGCGAATCAACGTCTTATTGAAGCTTTAAATTTATAATTAACAGCCCCCCCCCAACAAAACCTTAAGGAGGTTTTTATGTTAAAAAATACTCTCGCACTCATCGCTCTTCTTGGCGGTCTGCAAGCGCACGCGGCGGAGTCAGCAACGTTCACCGTTATCGGATTCGGCGTCGACGGAGCTTCCGGTCAGTCTATGCCAGCAAAAAATTCCGATAAAATGGCAGCGGCAGTCTACCAAGCTCTTGGCGGCACAGGCTCAACAGTTGAGTTAAGTTCAGATAAGACTACGGTCTCTATCGAAGCACAACGTGATAACTTTGCGATGATGATTGGCGACAACACCGCTGACATCAAAATTGTGAAGAAGAACAAAGCTGCTGACGTAGCCCTTAAAGGTGAAGTTGCCCAGTTCCTTTACGACAGCCTTCAAATCGACCCTTCGCAAAGAACAGGCGGAGCTTTGAAACAAGTAGGAAATATTAAATGTGCTGCAGCCCTAGTCAGCATGGGCAAAAAGAACTACTCTTGCGTTCTTGCCGATGTCACTGCATTGCAAATGGAAAACAGGTAGTTTTATGAAACTCTTGAAAACCGCAATTACAACCCTCACTGTTTTGGCTTCTCTTGAATCCATCGCCGCGCCTCAGGTTCAAACTCTCAAAGGGCGTGGTATTGATGGGACTCCGTGCTCTGTGACCATCGTTCGTGACGGCGACACTCTAAAGAGTGTTCAACTGCAAGGTTCTGCGAAGGTCTTTGAAATTCTAGCGGAAAATGGTTCTTCCATCGGGCCGGACTCAGACATCCAGGCTTATGGTGGCGCGGAAATTTTTCGCGTGAACGAAGAGAATAAAAACACCTATGCCTTCTTCAGCCACTCCGAAAATCTTTTTTCAAATGGCGAAGTTTTTAAATTCAACAGCAAAGACATGCCCGCCTCAACAACGGGCGAAGATGCCTTGAAGGGTGTCAACATGGTGGTGCAACTGGGTCTTGACTATGACGGCGACGAACTTGTTCGAGTGAAAGCGCAAAACAAAATTAAGGCCCTTTGGGTGGCCACTTTGGCTTCCAGCCAATTCACCTGCCAAAAATAATCTTCTAATAAATTAGACGTTAAGGTCTGTCCTGGGAGTGAGACTCTCTCAGGACAGGACGAGCTCACTTAAATTCGATTTTAGCCATCTTTTTAGGCATTTTAAAATTAAACAGCGCATTTTTTTTGCTTTCGAATACTCTTTTTTAAAAAAGAACTTGTCTATTTGGGTCATTTTCTTTAAAAATTATCCCTCACGCGGGTGTGGTGTAATGGTAGCCACGAGAGACTCAAAATCTCTTGGATTCACGTCCGTGGGGGTTCAAGTCCCTCCACCCGCACCAATTCCAACAGTACTCGAACCCACATACTAACTTGAGCTGTTGAGGTAAAGAAGCTGACTTTCGAGTCGGCTTTTTTTATGCGCGGAATCTGCCGCCAACGTGTCGGAAATAGTTTGATGCCAGCCAAAGCTTTCACAATATTTTATTTCTTAATTTCATCAATGAGTTTTGCGGGACAGAGCTCTTGGACTTCGTTATTCACCACGCCCTCCGGCGATAAATACGAAAATTTTTTAGCGCTTAAAAAATCGGAAGTAGAGGGTGTCGATTTTCAAACAGTAAAGGAATATGTCGGTAGCTCGGTTACGATTATTGCGCCTCATGCGGGTCGAATTGAACTTGGAACAAGCGAAATCACACGTGCTGTGGCCAGAAACTCACTCAATCTCTATTTATTTGAGGGAATTAAAAAATCCGGAAATTTCGAATTACATATCACGAGTGATCATTTTGATGAACCGCAAGCTTTGGCTTTAATGAGAGTCAGTACGTTGGGCATTTCAATACATGGGTTTAAAGATGATAATGCGAGCTCCATCGCTATAGGTGGTGCTAATAAAATCGTTGCCGAGCGGCTAGCAGTTGTACTTCAAAAGCTCGGATTCGACGTTGAGTTCCCGAGCCGTCGTTTTAAAGGCGAAAATCTCGAGAATATAGTCAATAGAGCCATAACCAATGGAGTACAGCTGGAGATATCTTCGAAACTACGGGCTGAACTGCTGAACGACTCTGCAAAAATGAATGCCTTCGCTAAAGGAATAAGATCCGCTATCGGCGCAACTTAGCAACCAATTTGCTGCAACAGGCCCCTTGCTTTCGATACGAAGCCTGCCACGAATATCGAAGTTTTCAATTGGTCTTATTCAACCTACACCGGAAAAATGTCGCACAGAAAACAGATGATCTCTGCTTCCTTTGAATCAGCGATTTTCTTGGGCGATGGATATTCAGGATCGAGACCATCCCATGAAGGGCAGACCAGAACCAGGAGGAGGAGTAGAGAGTCGTGTCGCAATGGCTGCGAACCGCCCCAGGGGACTCGTCTTCGGCATCAGTCCTGCATTCTCCGCCAGTGGACTATTTAAAACGCAATAAGCGAATATAGAGTGCATATTCATGTCGAACTTTTTATCAAAGCTGCTTTTTTGGGTTCTTTTTTTGGCAACGGGACTGAGCAACCTCCCCGCGGGCCACGCAGCACCGCCCCTCTGCCAAAATCTTTTCTCTGAGACTCTGTCGTCCCCCGCTGTCCCCCTGATTTCCATGGATTCACGCTACAGGGGCGAAGACCGAGGACTGTATATAGACCCCGTCACCCAAAAACCCTGGCAAGTGCACTACTATTCGATGGCGGAAAAAAACGCTTTTGAGCTTATCCCTCAAAATGGGCTGCTGGTTCACCGCAACGGAAAAAAAGCGGACTCCCCTTTTGATGCCGAGTCCTTAAGTTTTGAAAGCGCCCTTTTGGTGATCGACAAAGATCTTCGCATCTTCATTCTGCCTTTTGAGGAACGGGGTCGATTTCATCATTCAAGTCTTTCCGCCGGCGAAGATGTCCTATTTGCTGGAACGGCCGCTTTCAATGCAGGAGTTCTACGTGAACTCAGCGATCAAAGTGGACACTACAAGCCCAGTCCTCAACAAACTCTGATCGCAATAAAAGAGCTGCAAAAAATGGGCGTTGATCTTAGCATGCTAAAACTGAGCGGGCGCATCGCTCAGCATTTTCGTAATACCTACTATTTAAGCCCCAAGGAAGTTCGGGATATCTTGAACGCCAACTAAATTACATGTTTGTTTTTTTTCGACCGAACGAATGACCTCAGATCGAAGAGCCTTCATCAGCTTGGTTGAGGTGGCTTTCAGTCAATAAAACAGGAGTTTAGGCGTGACGCAATGAACCGAGGGTGGAACTTGTGACGCTCCTCTATCTGGCGTATAAAACGAGACATGTTGAAGAAAGAAATAGTTCGCCTTCTAACCGGTTTTCGACAATTCAAAGAAAAATTTTACGCAGGGGATGACTCTGTCTACAGCAAACTTCAAAATGGTGTTCAGGCTCCTAAAACCTTGATCATCGG from Bdellovibrio sp. ArHS includes:
- a CDS encoding DUF333 domain-containing protein, translating into MKHFIILLSFFSLNFSAFAGPIVISGGGNPAAILCKKLGGLNKTVQVSNGQLGLCSFGEAQISAWTLFHAVKNGKNMQAVSTLLGNSAPDCEHFGGNIEIGILTGTNTEVSLCQFPDGSHIGLKTLQSGPQAPANQRLIEALNL
- a CDS encoding poly-gamma-glutamate hydrolase family protein; protein product: MPAKAFTIFYFLISSMSFAGQSSWTSLFTTPSGDKYENFLALKKSEVEGVDFQTVKEYVGSSVTIIAPHAGRIELGTSEITRAVARNSLNLYLFEGIKKSGNFELHITSDHFDEPQALALMRVSTLGISIHGFKDDNASSIAIGGANKIVAERLAVVLQKLGFDVEFPSRRFKGENLENIVNRAITNGVQLEISSKLRAELLNDSAKMNAFAKGIRSAIGAT